ACTCGGGCTAGCTATTTTGTTTAAGAATGCGAGGTTTCGGGAAGCAATATTTGCATCAACTACTAAAATCCATTGAAAGAAAACTCTACAAGCTCAAGTACCAATGTGTTTAATTCTGCATCGGTTATTCGCCAAAAAAATCTTGCATATTTATACATGACTAAAAAACTCTAAAAATATCTTTTGGCTggttttttttgaatgaaattttgaattattatAAATGGTATTAAAGCGAACTCAGTCTAGAATTAAAAAACtcaaaaagtattttttggcttaCTCATGTTTACTAATAACTCCAATTATTGCTTAATATTAACTTGATTTGATTGGGTGACAAACAGATGCACAAGTCAATGGGATTGTCAACAACTTTtactttttcatattttttttactttttttatttgTGTCTACGTGTCACCAAATCATCGCAAATATTTCTCTAGAATTCTACGAAGAGGATTATCTAAAGGTATCGTCGCCACCCCCACTTCCTTAGTGCCCCACTTATCTCCTATAGTGTCCTATAATCCAaaaccatatttttttaaaaaaatggtgaGGATAATCCAATGCCACATTCACGGAACCAAGATGTGGCCACCAAACAATATCGCACAAGGTGGAccattttttattgatttggtgAACACACCGCATCATTTAGATGGATACATCAATATAAAACAAAGAGGACTTATACAGCGAATCTCaccatcaatttattaagaagtaATGAAAGCTAGGGCTTCTCTCAATTCTATCATTATCCAATTAAAAGATGAGGCCTCGGTCGGCAAATGAGAGATGGCCTATCAACATCGGATGTGGACTAATCCTTGGAGATGTTAATGCTTAACTGTTAACCtaattaacttgatttaactcaTTATAGGTCAGATAAAGTTACATGTTTAATAAAATAGATGAGTTCAAGTCCaaatttttgatatatttaataaataatttgAATTTAGATTGACGAATTTATATTCTATCTTTTATCCAATCCAATTCGAACCTTATTTTCTGATCCATATCTTATTATCTTATCTTATCCAATTGCCACTTTTACTAGTCCTTACTCCTATCGGATCCCCTATCCGTAAAATCTAAAACGTTTGCTCCTTTATTGCATATTGACAAGAGTACTGAGTACCACTCCGAAAACCCCCCTTCAAATAAATGGGAACGATCTTTCCGTAATATTGTCGAAGTTTTTGGATGATTATTTATTACAAGGGATCGCGATAGCGTCCTTTcgagggtggttctatatacaccccccctattgctaaggacaccccccaaaaaccaaaaaaaaaaatacccaaactaaccttttagtgtaattaccatattgcccttgaaattttctcatacaccccccttcctcctcctccgtttcgttttgaaaagaaaaaaaaaaacacccctcaaaccccccttaaacccctcgatccatttacatcgtttaggcgatctttgaaggagatttaagccccattcgaagcatggacaagcaactagtgatttgggacgaagaatcggccgcaaaggtacgtgttccaccttgtttcgaaattttttttttcacggttcgtgctccgttcggcactggatcgccgaacaaaaggcttctgttcggctgaacagtgccgaacagaagccttctgttcggcaaccctcaaccgaacagatctgttcggctgcacagtgtcgaacagaaggcttctgtccggcactgttcagccgaacagaagccttttgttcggcgatccagtgccgaacggagcacgaactgtgaaaaaaaaaatttcggaagaagccggcgaggtggttccgggagaagccggcgaggtggtcggagatcgggagaatgccggcgacgagagggagaagggggaacggggggttttgggcgttggcgaggtgttttggaggggaagagcggggtggggggtttggggggtgtagagagcaatttaggtgagggggtggggagggtggggggtaatttaggaatttttaattttttggggtgtccttagcaaatggggggggtgtagagagtatttaatttttttttaatttttggggggtgtcctgagcaatagggggggtgtatatagaaccaccctccTTTCGATTTCCGTCATTCGTATCTAAATGACGAAAATGCCCCTCAGTGGATCAGCTCACCTCTTACGACATGAGGCTGCCGTCGAAACGCTGAGCTTACCAAACGCCGGTCAGATTGGTCCAGGTGACAATATCGGACCGGGCCGGTTTGGAGTGTTCAAGCCTAAATTCTGGCCCGCACTATGTACAATAACATATCTAAGGAGTGATAACTCATGAATAATATAATTTCAAAATACAAGCAATTAACTTTGTAAAAGAAACCAAAGAGTACAAGACTAAGATTATATATTTTATGCACTTAACCAATTAGGTTAGAATCAAATTGGAATTATAAGAACCAGTCTCATACCTTCATCTATTTTTCACTGCACTTGCGTTCCGAGCAACATCTTATGTAGGATTTGCCTTTGGACTCGTACCTGATTCTGAACCGGAGGTCCATCCGTCCGGCTCGAGATGGGTCAGGGCCGGGAGTGATCATTTGATCAAGCTCCAACAAACGGAGGTAAGCGTACCGCCACACCGTGAAGCTCAGAATCGTCCAAGTGAGTAACGAAAAAGATAAAGCCAGCCGTTAGATCTTCATCAAAATAGCTCTCTTAATTTATATGGTGGACCCATATAAACGGTCTCCTacttttaaattaataaaccagCCGAACGGCCTTCCTCTACCATTATTAAAGTTTTCAACCGCTAGATCGGCTTTTCATCCCTTGATGTACGGACAACATCAATCCACGTGTATAAAGACCCTATAAGTTTAATAAAAGGCTCATTCTGTTTTGACTTTAAAGTCCTTCATGATCGTCATTTAATTGGTGTCTTCGTCGGATGGCTAACGTGCAGGCAAACCAAAGAAAACCACGTTTcccaagtcaaaaaaaaaaacagtccgTAAAATTCCGATCACCGCAAGTGGGCTCAACCTCCGAACAAGAGCACAGGCCTTTCTTACGTGTCGGAGACTGCACGGCTCTTCGCCGTGGTCGCTGTCGGTGAGCAGTGACGGGATACCAACTCGtccgtttctttctttctttccctttcttttattttgaaccTTTTCTCTGCCAAAAAAGGAAACGGAGGAAACGGGAATCGGAAAAACTCAGTCGCCCTCGCACCACCATTGCTAGATCCAAAACCACCTGATAAAAACCCTAATTCCCACTCGAATTCCCGATCGCCGCCGCCCTCGAACAAAGAACTCCATTGAGAACTCTAGGGTTtcgatctctctctcccttctccttccttctcggAAATGGTCCTCTCCGGCGGCTCCTCCGCTGGCGGCCACGGAGTCAATCGCTTCTACAACCCTCCGGCCATCCGCTGCAAGCTCCAGCAGAAGCGGCAAGTCCTGCAAGAGCAGAAGCAGCAATCTCTTCGAAGGACGGCGAAGGCCCGGCCGCTCTCACCGGCGGCGTCGCCGGCTGAATCGGACGACTCCTCGTCCAAGACCTCGGTTTCATCGTCGGGCCCCTCGTCTCCGTCCCCGAGACTGGAGCCGCCTGCCGGGAACCTGGAGCGGTTCCTCCAGTCCACCACCCCGTTCGTGCCCGCTCAGTACTTCCCCAAGGTTAAACTCGGTTTGTTAGTTCAAAGGTGTTCCCTTTCTTTGTTTTCTGCCTCTTTCTTTGGTAAATTGGAGGGTTGGCTGGTGGCAGACGAGCGTGAGGGGGTGCAGGAATTGCGATGAGGTGGAGTTGGGCCCGTATTTTAATCTTGGAGACCTTTGGGAGTCATTCAGGGAGTGGAGTGCTTATGGAGCGGGGGTGCCGTTGGTTTTGAATGGGAGCGACAGTGTAATCCAGTACTATGTGCCGTTCTTGTCCGGTATCCAGCTGTTCGTGGATCCATCGAGGCCTAGCTTGAACGCAAGGTATGATTGGGTCTCTGCTATAACTATAGTATGCTAAAAACTGTGTTCGTTATCTGCTGTCTGTCATCTTGAGTGATTCTCTATGGCTATATGCTCTGTCGAATGATAGATATCTGTTATTTTGTCACTCATGAACgagaagaaaagagggaaaACTGTTCATTAGTTATATCCCTTGTGGAGTGTTGAGAGCAATCTTGTATACTCTATGTCTTTCGTGGATCATTTGAAAATAGATTTTTTGACACTGGTTACTGATATTACAATGCTATGGACGCTAAATTGGTTTTTTGTATCTTGTTTATGTTATGGTTTCTGGTTTGCTTTTGTGTGCTACCTCTAACTTTTTTGTTATTTGATCATCTTGTTTTGGGATggatttttctctcttctttcttacatACTAGGATGGATTGCATCTTTGATCTAAGTTGTCTGTATCTTTAAAGTTGTCTATATTGTAGTTTGAATaatcatatatatttatatattaaaatttgaaGGCATTGTCTATGAGGCCTTTTAATAGCCATGTTTCTTATCCTACTCACTTCTAACGTCAAAATGGATGGTGTAATTCATTGTTGGTATATTTTAGATCTCCACAAATCTTTTAAAGCTGCACATAGCTAATTCTATAGGTACCCGAATGTCTGACACATTCATGCAGTTGGATGCAAGTGTGTAAGTAACATTGGATACAAAAGGTCAAAGTTACAATAGAATTTGCCGTGAAACCTAAATCTTTGCTTGTTTGATGTTATGGCAAATACTCTAACCGACTACATTTTAAACTTGGGCTGAGTTTAATAAATGAAATCATGTTTTGTAATATTTAAAGAGGAAAGCATCTCTTTCATTACTTAGTTTCAATACATATATTATCTCTTTGTGTGTGTACaagggaaggagaggaagaggaggcagagggagaaggagaggaacagagagaaggagggagggagggagggagggagggggagagagagagagagagagagagcgagagagagaaggggagggagggagggacagGTATACCTTCTAGCTCTGATCTCTGATCTCCAGGCCTTGGTACCCTTCGTCCTCATCTTTGATAGTGTCAATGTGGTGTCTAGAAAGagagtggtggtggtggtaacataaccctaaccctaactctAGCATTGTCCACAATGGCAACAACGGTTTTGGGACCGAATCAAGTGCCAAGAATGATCATTGTCTCCATCATCGTTGATAGCGGTAGTGAtggaaccctaaccctagcgaGGGGAATCATGAGAGATGGGTGGAATCATGACTCGTGAGAGGCGAGGAGGactagaagagaggagagaggaagatTTTTATAACTGAATCCAGTTTGGTTCCAGGACCAAATCAGATCATTGAACCATTTCAGTTCTTGGCCGGTCCAGTTCAGCATGCCCCAAACTGTCCGGGCCGATTCACCATTCTATTACTTCTTGTTGTTCTACTTCACCATAGCGTGTTAAAGAATGATTGCTCCAGGTTGACATTCACATTGTGCGTTTACCCCATATAATCCATCTCATTGGATGGTTCATTTACAAGACTATCCATATTCCATTCACCTTTGACAAGATGTGTTACAGGGAAGGTTATCatattttctcttcttcttggaacaaccttttttttttttttttgctaagatgGATGAATCACACAAATCTAGTATGAATACATCCCCAGTAATAACCTTTTTTAGATGTTCTCTTTTAGCTGCTAATAGTAATTCTCTGTCCTTAAAGATTTGCACATCAAATATTCAAGGTTCATTCTGTATCTGCTAAATAAAATCTGCTTAGGGTTTTAATGagatatcttttttcttttagttcaaAGTATTTAATGACTTTGCTCTCACAGAAGCCGACCTGGTGAGGAAAGTGATGCTGACATTTGCCAGGACACAAGCAGCAATGGCAGTAGTGAGAGTGATACTGAGAGACTTGTTCGAGGTATAAGGGAATCCTTGAATAATACCAGCCATGTGGGCCAAGAAAGTTTTTCTAGTGATGATAGTGAGACTTGCAACCAACTGCAGCTACCCGTATTTGAGTACCTAGAGCATCATCCACCATATGGAAGACAACCTTTAGCAGACAAGGCACGTTTATTCTTAATTTAGTTGCAATCAAGCAGAAATGCATATTTCACCTAACAGATGCTGCCAATCTTTGTTGCAGATTTCAGTTCTTGCAAGTAAATTTCCTGATTTGAAGACCTATAGGAGTTGTGATCTGCTTCCCTCCAGTTGGATCTCTGTAGCTTGGTATTCCCTCATCATCTTTGGGTACTAATATCCACTGATTTCCATTTGAATGTGCATCATATTAGTATTTGAGTTGGTTGCAGGTACCCGATATATAGGATACCAACGGGACCCACGTTACAGGATTTGGATGCTTGCTTTTTGACCTTCCACCCACTGTCCACATTTATGAAAAGTAAGGACTATGGTTTTTGTGATTCACATCACATACAAGATGATGGGCCCAAGGTTCACAATATCGATATGTTCCACCCCATGCCGATACCGGACTGATACTTTTTACGGGGCATATACTGAGTATTAATACACTAAAACATCTTTCATATTAGGCATACTAATACTGTGCCAATATGGTACTAGTTCAAGATTCGATATCGAGATTGTGAACCTTAATAAGGTCTGAATTCTAGTGATCTTTTGAATTTTGACTATTGATCTAAAACCtgaattagagagagagagagagagagagagagagggtagaACTTGATAACCAAAATTATCTGGCTAATCCATGTATCTTGGTTTTTGGGCAGATGGTAACAATGTATATCCTGAGAGTTATGGTTCTTGTAACATTAGGAATGTCAACAGCTCCGCTGACCTCTCTGGGAAGATACCACTACCTGTATTTGGGCTTGCTTCGTACAAATTCAAGGGTCCTATGTGCACCCAAAATGGGCTTTATGAGCGGCAGCTAGAAAGTTCTCTTTTGCAATCTGCTGACAGGTGGCTTTGCCATCTACGGGTGGATCATCCAGACTACCGTTTCTTCCTCTCCCACCGCAATTCATCTGGGAGGTGATGGTTCCAGAGTTCTGTACATGGCTCTTTCTGATCAAATGGTGTATCAATCCAACCCCGTGTTCCAGAAGCTTTGATTACGAACGCCCCCATGTACTGCTTGCTGCCTTTTGATCCCATTTTGCAAGGAATTGGGTGTGCATTTTTCTCTAACCACAGTTTATATATGCCTTGGAGTTACTATGGATAATTGCCATAGCATATGGCGTTCTATGAAAGAAAACGTTGTAGAATATGATGGCTGCGGGCTTATGGACCTGAAAGAAGAGAACTGTGATAGAGAACTAGGGTGCAGAGGACAATGGCGTTCAGATGCAGCACGAGCTGATGTGATTGATGGCAGCACGAGAGGGTGGTTGCTGGTCGATGCAAAGAAAGGGGTATCACATCCTTTGGGTTTTGTTTTGATGTTAAATGATGTCTATCCACATAATATCTAGTGATGATGAAGAAAATATGTTTAAGTTGGCTACTTATCATGCTCTTGATATACTTAAATGTCAGGCTAATTCTAGATGTTTGAGATGAATTAACTATATGTCACTGTGTTAAATTGTCTTCCCTCTTTTATTCTGAAACCAGAACAGCTAACAGATTTTAATTTACTGCATACTGGTGGGAGTTTTCTATTTAAGCTTCACCTACCAAAATCCATCTCTCAAGTCCTGGAACCACTGATGACCACTCTGGGCCGGTACGGGTATTGAGAACATAATGAACCCATAGaacctatttgatgatatttATACATGGATGAAGAGTCACAAGAAAAGAGAGATTGTATTATGCACGTAGATACTTATTTCTATAGATTTTACTCATTAAACGTGTATTTTAGTGCACTTCTACATGAATGAGCGGTTGTGATTAGTGGCATGTACGGCAACATAGTGCATCCGGTGTAGCGTGCAGTTTCTCTATAAGGAGAAAATATCATGTCACCTTTCAacatgatttgatcttgattacTGTGGGACAAATCTGGAATGGATAACCCTCTCTTTGTTCAGTGTGTTGGTTCTGCCAGTAATCGGTAAAATCAGCATGGGATAAACAACAAAATTGGACCTGAAAAAAATGGAACCGCAGCTAAAAGATAATCAATAGGAGGAAGCTCTTTATTCAGATGGACGATGGCAACCATTTGTTATCTCTCTTGTGTGCGTCAGATGTGTCAAACACTATCTTATATATAAGATCAAAATCAAGGGTTAGCTTTAGATAAATAATGGGTAATCTAGGTTGATCATGGGCTTATCATAGAGGCGCCCTGTTGCCACTATATTCTAAATCAAGGTCGGAGCGTTGCTCGGCTTGCTTTGAGGTTAGTGAAAATCGAACGGAATCAGGTCGGATGAGACCGAGGTGAGGAAGATAGCAATAATgtgaaatgaagaaaatttGTAAAGAAGATTCTCCAAATGAGCTTACATGAGGATTCTCGGGCTATCCTTTTATATAGGATAGCATACTGATTCATTACCTGATTTGGCACGACGTATCTTATCTATATGGTAATGGTCGACTGTATGATAACAATGTCGTAACCATCCCACATGAGCAATACACAACGATAATTATGCCGATATGCATTGACTACAGCGTTATCATAACTGTTGGTTTTTATTAACATGAGCAGAGGGGTAACTCGATCTTCTCCGAAGTTGTTCACCTCAACTAATACCAAGGTCAAGAAAGTCAGTCCAATCCGAGATCAAAATGTCCAATATTTTTCCATCAGTGTCGTAGATAAATGGGTCATTAGAAGGATTTACTCGGAAAAGCTTTTTCAACTAGGTGATACATTTTCAGATATTATTTTTATGTTAAAAGTCATCCGATAAAAGTTTGACTTTAAGGCAGATATAATCGGATCAAATTTAACCCACTTTAAAACTCATTTTTATAGAGGAAATCCACGCTTCAAAAAAGTAGTTTTATCAGCCCATAAGCAAGTTGGGCTATAGATATTAGTTGCGTTCTCCAACTTAGAAGGTTTTAagttggaagcaaggaaaatgtttcccccAAAATTATATCTCTATAACTCTAAATTCCTAATTATTGCCACTCCCATGATAATTCTTCCAATAGATatcaattaaataaaataaattattaatagaTAAGATCATTTCTATGCATCAGTGCACGTTCCTGGATGACCAGCTGGGCCCGTCCGATGTGAAGGAAGATCACATGGCACCCGTCACATAAGACACCCTACTTCTTTCTCGGTGGCTGCCTGTCCTTTGAATTCCAAATACTGCCAACCCTGAAGAGTCTGGATGCTCTgctactctttattttgttaaCATCAACGTTACGATATACTTAGAGAGGCGCCTCTGCGAGCTCTTTTGGAACGGTGGGCCCGAAGATGGAGAGCTAGAGCCGCCCACAGATCAGCATCGAGTGACATAGGTGTTGAAAGTCTCCTTTCTTTTAATGGTTTGTAATGTCGAGAAGAATTTTAGTTCATCTTACTTGTTTTGCTggctaaaattttattttgattttattatattctgaAGCGAACTTGCTGGATCACCTGAACAAAATTcgctcaaaaataatattaattcaTGCTCCAAGATCGATTTCAAATACTAAAAATCCTCCTTATTCAACAATGGGTAGTACACAACGAGTCCTGTCCGTATTTCGTCCGCAGAAGGTGTCCCGACCCCTGGGAAACGCCAGGGGCCCAAACCTTAAAACCCCCAAATATTTGCTCTATTCGGCAGCCGCAATGGTGAGCGAGTGACGACACCCTCCACCGCTCCCCACGACCTCCACAGCCCGCCGCTGTGTCTCTCCCCCTAAGAAAGGAAAACTGAAAACCGCTCTCAAGTTTCAATCACCGTACCTCGAAATTTCCAACCATGGAGATTGCCTCCTTACGACTGAAGGAACGAGAAGAGAAATCCTCGAAATTTCTACTCGCAGAGCTCCACCGACGCTGCTCCCTGTGATCCCTGGTAATCCCCCAATGGAGGCTTTCTTTGACGCCTGGATAGCCGGCCTCGAGGAGCTCCAGAACGAGCTCCTCTCCGCCCCACGCGACCGCCCCGACGTCCTCCGCCCCCTCGTCGCCCGTGCCCTCGCCCACCACCAGGACTACTACCACCAGAAGGCCCGCCTCGCCGCCCGCGACGTCCTCCGCGTCTTCTCCCCCCGCTGGCTCACCCCTTTCGAGCGCTCCTTCCTCTGGATCGCCGGATGGAAGCCCTCCATCGCCTTCCGCCTCCTCCGCTCCcttgacgacgacgacgacgacggagACGCCGCGCACTCGCCGGAGCAGCGGCGGGCGGTGGCGGTGCTGCAGAGGGAGACGGCGTCGGCGGAGCGGGCGCTGTCGGAGGACATGGCCCGGGCGCAGGAGGCGATGGCGCTCCCGCAGGTGCTGGCGGCAGCGCGAGGGGTGCGGAACGGGGAGGCCCGGGCGGAGGCGGCAGAGATGGTGGTGCGCTCCCTCGAGCTCCTCCTCGCCTCCGCCGACGCCCTCCGCGCCCGCACCGTCACCCGCCTCGTCGATATCCTCACCCCCGCCCAGACGGTAGACTTCCTCCTCGCCGCCGCCCAGCTCCGCCTCCGCGTCCACCGCTGGGGGATGCGGAGGGACGGCCGAAGCAGCGATTAAGAACACTTCGCGTCTTTTAAACTACTCGTAGCCGTTGGTGTTACAATAAGCCGTGGCTCGTCAGAAACTTATTAAAGGGGGTACGTTCGTTATGCCATCGGTCAGTACGAACCTCGAGGGCTCATATTATTTGAATACGTCAATGCGTTTGGGCTCGGTCTGGTGTTCGTTGTGTTTGTGTCTGTCCCAAGGaataagcctttaaaccccACGGAAATTCAAGTGGCTATATCCGGAGTGGCCATGCAAGCAAAAGTAACTTGTGGGTTGTACTGTTGCTTTAATATAATACTATACATATATAGTGTCTACTTTTTGAGAATTTTCCTACACGTGTATACTTTTGACAATATACGAACTATTTCATTACTCTATCATGTTCGAACAGAATGTCATAGGACTCACTGTCTGTAAAAAGATGTCTGTTTAGATGTTTTGCTACACATTAAATTCAAATATGGTATTTTGAAAACTATATAGAGAAGCAGCATAATTTTCAATCTAGGTCCTCAGAGAAAATAGCATTGTAATGCTTGTTGTCATCATATTATTCCATGGTTTGCATATTAAAGGATGCTACGAGGACGGCAAGATTTTCTAAATTAGTAAGGTAACTATTTTTACatacagtgcatccttaatgcATCTTACGTATCTTGCTTGCCTAGTTTAAATATAGTTTGTTAATTAGTAAATCAAATTCTAGGAGTCTACCCGACATCCTCTTAGCAGTAGTTgctctttttattttgtttgggTTGGATTCCACCATTACAAATATTTCTTATAAGATTATAATTAGAAAATCAGATTTACTTACTTGTAAGCTAGTATTTTTGGACACGATCCAATTTGTATGTTACTCATCTAATTTACGTTCAACT
The Phoenix dactylifera cultivar Barhee BC4 chromosome 3, palm_55x_up_171113_PBpolish2nd_filt_p, whole genome shotgun sequence DNA segment above includes these coding regions:
- the LOC103720029 gene encoding uncharacterized protein LOC103720029 produces the protein MVLSGGSSAGGHGVNRFYNPPAIRCKLQQKRQVLQEQKQQSLRRTAKARPLSPAASPAESDDSSSKTSVSSSGPSSPSPRLEPPAGNLERFLQSTTPFVPAQYFPKTSVRGCRNCDEVELGPYFNLGDLWESFREWSAYGAGVPLVLNGSDSVIQYYVPFLSGIQLFVDPSRPSLNARSRPGEESDADICQDTSSNGSSESDTERLVRGIRESLNNTSHVGQESFSSDDSETCNQLQLPVFEYLEHHPPYGRQPLADKISVLASKFPDLKTYRSCDLLPSSWISVAWYPIYRIPTGPTLQDLDACFLTFHPLSTFMKNGNNVYPESYGSCNIRNVNSSADLSGKIPLPVFGLASYKFKGPMCTQNGLYERQLESSLLQSADRWLCHLRVDHPDYRFFLSHRNSSGR
- the LOC103720042 gene encoding protein DOG1-like 4 codes for the protein MEAFFDAWIAGLEELQNELLSAPRDRPDVLRPLVARALAHHQDYYHQKARLAARDVLRVFSPRWLTPFERSFLWIAGWKPSIAFRLLRSLDDDDDDGDAAHSPEQRRAVAVLQRETASAERALSEDMARAQEAMALPQVLAAARGVRNGEARAEAAEMVVRSLELLLASADALRARTVTRLVDILTPAQTVDFLLAAAQLRLRVHRWGMRRDGRSSD